The stretch of DNA AATGGCATCGACCCGGCTGCCATTGGCAAGGCGGTAATAGTTTGGCCGCTCGCCGATCGGTTCGAATCCGACCTTGCGATAGAGATTGATCGCCGGGTTGCCGCGCCGCATTTCGAGGAAGATGCGCTTCGCCCCGCGCGCGCGGGCGGCATCGAACAGGCGGTCGATCAGCATCTGCCCGAGCCCGCGCCGGCGGCACGAGGGCACGACCCCGATCAGCAGCAGTTCCTCCTCGTCCGCCGCGTGGCGGGTGAGGACGAAACCGGCCGGCGCTGCGGCATCGTCCTGCGCGCTCCATTCGCCGTGCCCGGTGCGGTCGCTCGAGGCGATCACCGCGCCGGCAGCGTCGAGAACGAGCGCGTGGGTGCTCGGCAGGACCAGCGCGTCGGCGACCTGGCGGCGGTTCCACGCTTCGCCGAAGGCCGGATCGAAGGCGGCTTCCATCACCTCCATGATCTGGTCGACGAGCCGGTCGCGCGGGTTCATCTTCGCTCACCCCCGGCTGCTTGCGGGAATTGCGGGGTGGCATCGGGCGCACGCCCGTAGATCGCGCCGACTTCGCGCGTCAGCAGGGCGGGCGGCAGTGCATGGAACGCGCTCGCATCGGGCAGCAGGTCGAGCGCTACATGGTCCTTCTCGCCGCGCGCATGGGCAAGGTCGCGCGCGCGGCTCCCGGCAAGGACGCGGTGCGCCTCCCGGCGGGCGGCGGCTTCGGGGACGAGCGAGGCGAGGGGGCCCTCGGCTTCGCCATCGGGTCCGAAATCGGCGACGAACCATTCGCCGTGCCCGCCCGTCATGCACACCGTCACCGGCTCTGCGGGATGTTCGCTGCGCGCCATCGCGGCGACAAGGGCGAGCGTGGGGTAGCCCAGCACTTCGGCGCCCCATGCAAGGCCGAGCGCGCGGGCGGCGGCGATGCCGATGCGCACACCGGTGAAACTGCCCGGCCCGCGCGAGACGCAGATGCGACCCGCGCGCCCGCGGTCGGGCAGGTCGGCGATCATCGGAACCAGCCGTTCGGCATGGCCGCGCCCGAGCACGGCGTGTTCATGCGCGAGGAGCGCATCGCCCTCGAACAGGGCGACCGAGCAGGCCTCGCTCGCGGTCTCTATGACGAGAGTGTGGTGGACGGGGGTGCGTGGGCGCGCCGACATGGCCCAGCCGATGCCCCAAGCCGCGCGCCTTCGCAAGATGCCAGCGCGCGGCGGCGGCGCGCGTCAGGCGATCCGGTTGAACGTCTCGAAATCGGGGCGCGGGGAGCGCTCGAAGATCGTCCCCGGGTCGCCATAGCCGATCGAGCAGACCCAGTCGGCCCGCACGCGCGGCTGGTCGGCGAAGTAATGCTTCGTCAGCGCGTCGAGATCGACTCCCGACATCGGCCCGCAATCGAGCCCGAGGCTGCGCGCGGCGATGATCAGATAGGCGCCCTGGAGCGCCGAATTGCGCCTTGCATGGAGGATGCGCGCGTCCTCGTCGCCCTCGAACCAGCTTTTCGCGTCGGCATGGGGGAAGAGCCAGGGGAGCTGCTCGTGAAAGTCGATGTCGAACCCGATCACCGCGGTCACCGGCGCGGCCCTGATCTTGTCCTTGTTGCCCTCGGCGGCGAATTCGCAAAGCTTCGCCTTTTCCGCCTCGGAACGGACCCAGACGATCCGCATCGGCTGCATATTGGCCGAGGTCGGCCCCATCTTGGCAAGGTCGTAGATTTGGCGCAGCTGCTCTTCGGTCACCGGCTTGTCGAGCCAGCCGTTATAGGTGCGCGCTTCGTTGAATATCTGGTCGAGCGCCTCGTCCGAAAGGACGTGCCCGTGGAACTGCTTGGTCATGTGAAGCCCCGGAAGATTGATGAAAGCGAAAGTCAGGCGGCTCGCACTTCAACGACTTCGGGGACGTAATGTTTCAGCAGGCTTTCGATTCCCTGCTTGAGCGTCGCCGTGCTCGACGGGCAGCCCGAGCACGCGCCCTGCAGGGTTAGGTAGACCACCCCGTCCTTGAACCCGCGATAGGCGATGTCGCCCCCGTCGCCGGCCACCGCCGGGCGCACGCGGGTTTCGAGCAGTTCGTTGATCGCCGCGACCGTTTCGGCATCGGCTTCGTCTTCCTCGACGACCGGCGTGTCCTCGGGCGGGACTGCGATGCCATCGGCGCTGCCGCCCTTGAACAGCGGGGCTTCGGAGACGAAGTGATCGAGCAGGATCGCGACCACCTGCGGCTTCAGCGCGCTCCAGTCCACTCCGGGCGCGGCGGTGACGGTGATGAAGTTCCAGCCGTAGAAGACGTTGACCACCTCGCCCGTGTCGAAC from Erythrobacter sp. encodes:
- a CDS encoding GNAT family N-acetyltransferase; protein product: MNPRDRLVDQIMEVMEAAFDPAFGEAWNRRQVADALVLPSTHALVLDAAGAVIASSDRTGHGEWSAQDDAAAPAGFVLTRHAADEEELLLIGVVPSCRRRGLGQMLIDRLFDAARARGAKRIFLEMRRGNPAINLYRKVGFEPIGERPNYYRLANGSRVDAITFGRSI
- the tsaB gene encoding tRNA (adenosine(37)-N6)-threonylcarbamoyltransferase complex dimerization subunit type 1 TsaB, which gives rise to MSARPRTPVHHTLVIETASEACSVALFEGDALLAHEHAVLGRGHAERLVPMIADLPDRGRAGRICVSRGPGSFTGVRIGIAAARALGLAWGAEVLGYPTLALVAAMARSEHPAEPVTVCMTGGHGEWFVADFGPDGEAEGPLASLVPEAAARREAHRVLAGSRARDLAHARGEKDHVALDLLPDASAFHALPPALLTREVGAIYGRAPDATPQFPQAAGGERR
- a CDS encoding malonic semialdehyde reductase, yielding MTKQFHGHVLSDEALDQIFNEARTYNGWLDKPVTEEQLRQIYDLAKMGPTSANMQPMRIVWVRSEAEKAKLCEFAAEGNKDKIRAAPVTAVIGFDIDFHEQLPWLFPHADAKSWFEGDEDARILHARRNSALQGAYLIIAARSLGLDCGPMSGVDLDALTKHYFADQPRVRADWVCSIGYGDPGTIFERSPRPDFETFNRIA
- a CDS encoding NifU family protein, which gives rise to MFIETETTPNPSSLKFLPGRPVMPTGTREFASPEAAAASPLAEALFDTGEVVNVFYGWNFITVTAAPGVDWSALKPQVVAILLDHFVSEAPLFKGGSADGIAVPPEDTPVVEEDEADAETVAAINELLETRVRPAVAGDGGDIAYRGFKDGVVYLTLQGACSGCPSSTATLKQGIESLLKHYVPEVVEVRAA